A genomic region of Ewingella sp. CoE-038-23 contains the following coding sequences:
- the prlC gene encoding oligopeptidase A, producing MTEQQNLSNNPLLKPFVLPPFSAIRPEHIVPAIKSVIEDYRQTVEEVVAQSGPFSWENLCQPLAESDDRFSRIWSPVGHLNAVKNSPELREAYEQCLPLISEFSTWMGQHAGLYQAYRELKEGANFDQLTLAQKKSVDNALRDFELSGIGLSPEKQKRYGEISARLSELGSTYSNNVLDATMGWSKLITDVKDLKGLPESALAAAKALAESKEQEGWLLTLDIPSYLPVMTYAENRELREEMYRAFLTRASDQGPNAGKWDNSQVMADELALRHELAELLGFTSFADQSLATKMAESPSQVIDFLNGLAKRARPQAEQELAQLRAFAKQHYGVDEMEAWDLPFYGEKQKQHLFSINDEQLRPYFPEQRALEGLFEVVKRIYGITAKERKDVDTWHKDVRFFDLFDDSGELRGSFYLDLYAREHKRGGAWMNDCAGSLRKANGEVQKPVAYLTCNFNRPVGNGPALFTHNEVTTLFHEFGHGLHHMLTKIDVSGVAGISGVPWDAVELPSQFMENWCWEPEALAFISGHFETGEPLPTDMLDKMLAAKNYQAALFILRQLEFGLFDFRMHAEYDPAKGAQILPTLAEIKKQVAVVPSPSWGRFPHAFSHIFAGGYAAGYYSYLWAEVLSADAYSRFEEEGIFNRETGQSFLDNILSRGGSEEPMELFKRFRGREPQLDAMLRHYGIKESVTS from the coding sequence ATGACTGAACAGCAAAATCTGTCGAACAACCCGCTTCTGAAACCTTTTGTCCTGCCGCCGTTTTCTGCGATCCGTCCTGAACACATTGTCCCTGCCATCAAATCCGTGATTGAAGATTACCGCCAGACGGTGGAAGAGGTTGTGGCGCAATCCGGGCCTTTTAGCTGGGAAAACCTGTGCCAGCCGCTGGCGGAAAGTGACGATCGTTTTAGCCGTATCTGGTCGCCGGTCGGCCACCTGAACGCGGTAAAAAACAGCCCAGAGCTGCGCGAAGCCTATGAGCAATGTCTGCCGCTGATTTCTGAATTCAGCACTTGGATGGGCCAGCACGCGGGGCTTTATCAGGCTTATCGCGAGCTGAAAGAGGGCGCGAACTTCGACCAACTGACGCTGGCGCAGAAAAAATCTGTCGATAATGCGCTGCGTGATTTTGAGCTGTCCGGTATCGGTTTATCTCCAGAGAAGCAAAAGCGCTACGGCGAAATCTCGGCTCGCCTGTCCGAGCTGGGTTCGACCTACAGCAACAATGTGCTCGACGCCACCATGGGCTGGAGCAAGTTGATCACCGATGTGAAGGATTTGAAAGGCTTGCCGGAGAGCGCGCTGGCCGCTGCCAAAGCGCTGGCAGAGTCGAAAGAGCAAGAAGGCTGGCTGTTGACGCTGGATATCCCGAGCTACCTGCCGGTGATGACCTATGCGGAAAACCGGGAATTGCGCGAAGAGATGTATCGCGCCTTCCTGACCCGCGCCTCGGATCAAGGCCCGAACGCCGGTAAGTGGGACAACAGCCAAGTGATGGCCGATGAGCTGGCGCTGCGCCACGAACTGGCCGAGCTGCTGGGCTTTACATCCTTTGCCGACCAGTCTCTGGCCACTAAAATGGCCGAAAGCCCGTCTCAGGTGATCGACTTCCTTAATGGTCTGGCAAAGCGCGCCCGTCCGCAGGCCGAGCAAGAGCTGGCCCAGCTTCGCGCCTTCGCCAAACAGCATTACGGCGTGGATGAGATGGAAGCCTGGGACCTGCCGTTCTACGGTGAAAAACAGAAACAGCACCTGTTCTCTATCAATGACGAACAGCTGCGCCCGTACTTCCCTGAGCAGCGTGCGCTGGAAGGCTTGTTCGAGGTGGTGAAACGCATTTATGGCATCACCGCCAAAGAGCGCAAAGACGTGGACACGTGGCACAAAGACGTGCGTTTCTTCGACCTGTTTGACGACAGCGGCGAACTGCGCGGCAGCTTCTACCTCGACCTCTATGCTCGCGAACACAAACGCGGCGGCGCATGGATGAACGACTGCGCGGGCAGCCTGCGCAAAGCCAACGGCGAAGTGCAGAAGCCGGTGGCCTACCTGACCTGTAACTTCAACCGCCCGGTGGGTAACGGCCCGGCGCTGTTTACTCACAATGAAGTCACCACGCTGTTCCATGAGTTCGGCCACGGCCTGCACCATATGCTGACCAAAATCGACGTCTCGGGCGTCGCGGGGATCAGCGGGGTACCGTGGGACGCCGTCGAACTGCCAAGCCAGTTTATGGAAAACTGGTGCTGGGAGCCGGAAGCGCTGGCGTTTATCTCCGGCCATTTCGAAACCGGCGAGCCATTGCCGACCGACATGCTGGATAAAATGCTGGCAGCCAAGAACTATCAGGCGGCGCTGTTTATCCTGCGTCAGCTGGAGTTCGGCCTGTTCGACTTCCGCATGCACGCCGAGTATGACCCGGCCAAGGGCGCGCAGATCCTGCCAACCCTCGCGGAAATCAAAAAGCAGGTGGCGGTTGTGCCTTCACCAAGCTGGGGCCGCTTCCCACATGCTTTCAGCCACATTTTCGCCGGTGGCTACGCGGCGGGTTACTACAGCTATCTGTGGGCCGAAGTGCTGTCTGCCGATGCTTACTCGCGCTTCGAAGAAGAGGGGATTTTCAACCGCGAAACCGGCCAGTCTTTCCTCGACAACATTCTGTCGCGCGGCGGTTCTGAAGAGCCAATGGAGCTGTTCAAACGCTTCCGTGGGCGCGAGCCTCAGCTAGATGCTATGCTGCGCCATTATGGAATTAAGGAAAGCGTCACCTCGTGA
- the pitA gene encoding inorganic phosphate transporter PitA — translation MLHLFAGLDIHTGSLLILALLFVLFYEAINGFHDTANAVATVIYTRAMRSQLAVVMAGVFNFLGVILGGLSVAYAIVHLLPTDLLLNVGSTHGLAMVFSMLLAAIIWNLGTWYFGLPASSSHTLIGAIIGVGLTNALVTHSSVVDALNIPKMIGIFASLIVSPLVGMIMAGAMIFILRRYWSGTKKHARIHLTPAEREKKDGKKKPPFWTRIGLILSAIGVSFSHGANDGQKGIGLIMLVLIGVAPAGFVLNMNATGYDIARTRDAVTHLQQYYQQHSDALPHVVALTPLVPTPDEAAADAADTQKEKVFHCDSSHALDAIDRAQSLLANLQSYSDLSPEQRSHMRRLLMCVADTADKAAKLEETSSADKRFLGNLKGDILQTVEYAPLWIIIAVALALALGTMIGWKRVATTIGEKIGKKGMTYAQGLSAQLTAALSIGVASYTGMPVSTTHVLSSAVAGTMLVDGGGVQSKTVKSIAMAWILTLPVSIVLSGSLYWIALKLI, via the coding sequence ATGCTGCATTTATTTGCCGGGTTAGACATCCATACCGGTTCGTTGTTGATCCTCGCGTTACTGTTTGTGCTGTTCTACGAAGCTATCAACGGCTTCCATGATACGGCTAACGCAGTAGCTACCGTCATCTATACCCGTGCAATGCGCTCGCAACTTGCGGTCGTTATGGCTGGGGTATTTAACTTCTTAGGCGTTATTCTCGGCGGATTGAGTGTGGCTTATGCCATCGTTCACCTCTTGCCGACTGACCTGCTACTGAATGTCGGTTCCACCCACGGTCTGGCCATGGTGTTCTCCATGCTGCTCGCCGCCATCATCTGGAACCTCGGCACTTGGTATTTTGGCCTTCCGGCCTCCAGCTCCCATACCCTGATTGGTGCCATCATCGGCGTCGGTTTGACTAATGCATTAGTGACTCACAGCTCGGTGGTCGATGCGTTAAACATTCCCAAAATGATAGGTATTTTCGCGTCGCTGATTGTCTCTCCACTGGTGGGGATGATTATGGCGGGGGCGATGATCTTCATTTTGCGTCGCTACTGGAGCGGCACCAAGAAACACGCGCGTATTCACCTGACGCCTGCTGAGCGTGAAAAGAAAGACGGCAAGAAGAAGCCGCCATTCTGGACCCGTATCGGCCTGATCCTGTCTGCTATCGGCGTGAGCTTCTCACACGGTGCGAACGACGGTCAGAAAGGCATTGGTCTGATTATGCTGGTGTTGATTGGTGTTGCGCCTGCGGGCTTCGTGCTGAATATGAATGCCACCGGTTACGACATCGCGCGTACCCGTGACGCAGTGACTCACTTGCAGCAATATTATCAGCAGCACAGCGACGCCCTGCCGCACGTGGTGGCGCTGACGCCGCTGGTGCCAACGCCGGACGAAGCGGCGGCTGATGCCGCAGATACGCAGAAAGAGAAAGTGTTCCACTGCGATAGCTCACACGCGCTGGACGCTATCGATCGCGCGCAATCACTGCTGGCGAATCTGCAATCTTACAGCGACCTGTCGCCAGAGCAGCGCAGTCACATGCGCCGCCTGCTGATGTGCGTGGCCGATACCGCAGACAAAGCCGCGAAGTTGGAAGAAACCTCTTCAGCCGATAAACGCTTCCTGGGCAACCTGAAAGGCGACATTCTGCAAACGGTAGAGTACGCGCCGCTATGGATCATTATTGCCGTCGCACTGGCCTTGGCGCTGGGTACGATGATTGGCTGGAAGCGCGTTGCGACCACCATCGGCGAGAAGATTGGCAAGAAAGGTATGACCTACGCGCAGGGCCTGTCAGCCCAGCTGACCGCCGCACTGTCGATTGGCGTGGCAAGTTATACCGGTATGCCGGTATCCACCACCCACGTACTCTCTTCAGCGGTTGCCGGTACCATGCTGGTTGACGGCGGCGGCGTGCAGAGCAAAACCGTGAAAAGCATCGCCATGGCATGGATCTTAACCCTGCCGGTGTCGATTGTGCTTTCAGGTAGCCTGTACTGGATCGCGCTGAAACTTATCTAA
- the rsmJ gene encoding 16S rRNA (guanine(1516)-N(2))-methyltransferase RsmJ has translation MSVCLICEEGASQGALSILAERWNLTSVPDANMALVLTPERLELRKLDEPKLGAIFVDFVGGTMAHRRKFGGGRGEAVAKAVGVKGSYLPNVVDATAGLGRDAFVLASLGCHVRMLERNPVVAALLDDGLERGYRDAEIGPWLRERMTLLHASSLTALSELTPKPEVVYLDPMYPHKQKSALVKKEMRVFQGLVGPDEDADGLLEPARRLATKRIVVKRPDYAPPMADIAAQAAVVTKSHRFDIYTPL, from the coding sequence GTGAGCGTCTGTTTAATCTGTGAAGAAGGCGCCTCTCAGGGCGCCTTATCTATTCTGGCCGAGCGCTGGAACCTGACCTCTGTCCCCGACGCCAATATGGCGCTGGTGCTCACCCCTGAGCGTCTCGAACTGCGCAAGCTGGACGAGCCAAAGCTGGGGGCGATTTTCGTCGATTTCGTCGGCGGGACCATGGCGCACCGCCGCAAGTTCGGCGGCGGGCGGGGCGAAGCGGTGGCGAAAGCCGTCGGCGTCAAAGGCAGCTATTTGCCAAATGTGGTGGATGCCACAGCAGGCCTCGGACGCGACGCGTTCGTGCTGGCGTCACTGGGCTGCCACGTGCGCATGCTGGAGCGTAATCCGGTGGTCGCGGCGCTGCTCGATGACGGTCTGGAAAGAGGCTATCGCGATGCTGAAATCGGCCCGTGGCTGCGCGAGCGCATGACGCTGCTGCACGCGTCGAGCCTGACCGCCTTGTCGGAGCTGACGCCGAAGCCGGAAGTGGTCTACCTCGACCCGATGTATCCACATAAGCAGAAAAGCGCACTGGTGAAGAAAGAGATGCGCGTCTTTCAGGGGCTGGTGGGGCCGGACGAAGATGCCGATGGCCTGCTGGAACCGGCGCGCCGTCTGGCAACCAAGCGTATCGTGGTGAAACGGCCAGACTACGCCCCGCCGATGGCGGACATTGCCGCGCAGGCCGCGGTAGTCACCAAAAGCCACCGGTTTGATATTTATACGCCGCTTTGA
- a CDS encoding histidine phosphatase family protein, producing MMKAMKLGMLAAGLLSLVMTSQMASAQETLIFVRHGEKPASSSGQLTCKGLNRALALPGVLLPRYGNPDHIFAAGPKEQKLGNSLRPLSTIMPTAVRLNQPINIHFHADDVDGVTKELQDDKYKDAKIFVSWEHKNLDKIVKNIVKENGGDPSVVPEWPGKDFDSIFILTLDKSAATPKVTFKIEQENLNGVSDTCPNAS from the coding sequence ATGATGAAAGCGATGAAGTTAGGAATGTTGGCCGCTGGCCTGCTCTCGCTGGTGATGACCAGTCAGATGGCCAGCGCGCAAGAAACGCTGATTTTTGTCCGTCACGGCGAAAAACCGGCGAGCAGTAGCGGCCAGTTGACCTGCAAAGGGCTGAACCGCGCGCTGGCGCTGCCGGGCGTGTTATTGCCGCGCTATGGCAATCCTGACCACATTTTTGCCGCAGGCCCGAAAGAGCAAAAGCTGGGTAACTCGCTGCGCCCGCTTTCCACCATCATGCCGACCGCCGTGCGCCTCAACCAGCCAATCAATATTCATTTTCACGCCGACGACGTTGACGGCGTAACCAAAGAGTTGCAGGACGATAAGTACAAAGACGCGAAGATTTTTGTCTCCTGGGAGCACAAGAACCTCGACAAAATCGTGAAAAATATCGTCAAAGAGAACGGCGGTGACCCAAGCGTGGTGCCGGAGTGGCCGGGCAAGGATTTCGACAGCATCTTTATCCTGACCTTAGATAAGTCCGCCGCGACGCCAAAAGTGACCTTTAAAATCGAGCAGGAAAACCTGAACGGCGTGTCCGACACCTGCCCGAACGCCTCCTAA
- a CDS encoding MFS transporter codes for MYKIKNNIIAASCVASILFIAITTLGLSLATLPLYINESLGYSAFYVGLVVATESLSTLFSRAAAGRYSDNHGPRKGMVLGLSLTLLAGLLCLFSFGFIDSAKVALSVIIFSRILMGIGESLIFTCSGTWPIGLVGREHAGKIMSWVGIAMFLGLALGNYAGTWSYYHTGITISAIAMTVLPAFGLLLVAIIKPVATHPEKNHAKLSYAIQRIWKAGSGFSLANIGYASITTFLVLYFIKNGWGSQAAVALALFGVGYVVSRLTLGWKADSSGLKLTLFSIAIEAIGLLLIALSSHPYEAMLGSFLTGFGLSMIYPLLALPALKSMPDENIGLALSTYESCFDIGILIAGLVGGGIVSLFGYPAVFLFAFVCCLLASFSSVLAYKQISNEDPKLMREKATLN; via the coding sequence ATGTATAAGATAAAGAATAATATTATTGCTGCGAGCTGCGTCGCGAGCATTCTTTTTATCGCTATAACAACACTTGGATTATCCCTCGCGACATTGCCTCTATATATTAATGAGTCCTTGGGGTATTCCGCTTTTTATGTTGGTCTGGTTGTCGCCACTGAATCATTATCAACACTGTTTTCTCGAGCAGCCGCTGGTCGATATTCTGACAATCATGGACCACGAAAAGGTATGGTGCTGGGACTGTCCCTCACCTTGCTGGCGGGGCTATTATGTTTATTTTCATTCGGTTTTATTGATTCAGCTAAAGTCGCTTTATCTGTCATTATTTTTTCGCGAATACTCATGGGTATTGGCGAAAGCTTAATTTTTACTTGCAGTGGCACATGGCCTATTGGCCTCGTCGGTCGAGAACATGCCGGGAAAATTATGTCTTGGGTGGGTATTGCCATGTTCCTGGGCTTAGCGCTGGGTAATTATGCAGGTACATGGTCGTATTACCACACTGGTATTACTATTTCTGCTATTGCTATGACGGTTCTACCTGCGTTTGGTCTTTTGCTCGTCGCCATCATTAAACCTGTGGCAACGCATCCCGAAAAAAATCACGCGAAACTTTCCTATGCGATCCAAAGAATATGGAAAGCGGGATCGGGATTCTCGCTGGCCAATATAGGTTATGCCTCTATTACGACGTTTCTCGTGCTCTATTTTATTAAAAATGGATGGGGAAGTCAGGCAGCCGTCGCCTTAGCTCTATTTGGCGTAGGTTATGTTGTTTCAAGACTAACCTTGGGGTGGAAAGCAGACAGTTCAGGTTTAAAACTGACACTGTTTTCAATTGCCATTGAAGCCATTGGTTTATTATTGATTGCACTTTCATCTCATCCCTACGAGGCAATGCTGGGCTCTTTCTTAACAGGATTCGGCCTGTCAATGATTTACCCCTTGCTTGCCCTTCCGGCATTAAAAAGTATGCCTGATGAAAATATCGGTCTGGCGCTGAGTACCTATGAGTCTTGTTTTGATATAGGGATCTTAATTGCAGGACTGGTGGGCGGAGGCATTGTGTCACTATTTGGCTATCCCGCCGTATTTCTCTTTGCCTTCGTCTGCTGCCTGTTAGCCTCTTTTTCATCGGTATTGGCTTACAAGCAAATATCCAACGAAGACCCCAAGCTGATGCGTGAAAAGGCCACTCTTAACTAA
- the uspA gene encoding universal stress protein UspA yields MSYKHILIAVDLSPESKVLVEKAVSMARPYNAKVSLIHVDVNYSDLYTGLIDVNLGDMQKRISEETHHALNELSQNAGYPISETLSGSGDLAQVLVDAIKKYDVDLVLCGHHQDFWSKLMSSARQLINTVHIDMLIVPLRDEEDEAAID; encoded by the coding sequence ATGTCTTACAAACACATACTCATTGCGGTTGATCTTTCCCCTGAAAGCAAAGTACTGGTAGAGAAAGCGGTTTCTATGGCGCGTCCTTATAACGCCAAAGTGTCACTCATTCATGTTGACGTAAATTATTCCGACCTGTACACCGGCCTGATTGACGTGAATTTGGGAGACATGCAGAAACGCATTTCTGAAGAGACTCACCACGCGTTGAACGAGCTGTCCCAGAATGCCGGCTATCCGATTTCAGAAACCCTGAGCGGCAGCGGTGATTTAGCCCAGGTGCTGGTTGATGCTATTAAGAAATATGACGTCGATTTGGTGCTGTGCGGCCATCATCAGGACTTCTGGAGCAAGCTGATGTCCTCCGCGCGCCAGCTGATCAACACCGTACACATCGATATGCTGATCGTCCCTCTGCGTGACGAAGAAGACGAAGCCGCCATCGACTAA
- the uspB gene encoding universal stress protein UspB — protein MISPVALFWALCFVFVVNMLRYYSSLRALLVVLRDCDPLLYQYVDGRGFFTTHGQPSKQIRLVSYIYAQRYTDHHDPEFIRRCERVRGQFMLTTALCGLILVSMLAMLIWF, from the coding sequence ATGATCAGTCCCGTTGCGCTGTTTTGGGCTTTATGTTTTGTCTTCGTCGTGAATATGCTGCGCTATTACTCTTCTTTGCGGGCGCTACTGGTGGTGCTGCGTGACTGCGATCCGCTGCTTTATCAGTACGTCGATGGGCGGGGATTCTTCACCACCCACGGGCAGCCGAGTAAGCAAATTAGACTGGTGAGCTACATCTATGCTCAGCGCTATACCGATCATCACGACCCTGAGTTTATTCGCCGTTGTGAGCGAGTGCGCGGTCAGTTTATGTTAACCACGGCGCTGTGCGGGCTAATCCTCGTCAGTATGTTAGCGATGCTCATTTGGTTCTAA
- a CDS encoding NAD(P)/FAD-dependent oxidoreductase, with protein MEQVDVVVVGAGAAGMFCAALAGQGGRRVVLLDNGKKAGRKILMSGGGRCNFTNLYAEPAAYLSNNPHFCKSALARYTQWDFIDMVNRHGIAWHEKTLGQLFCDDSAQQIVAMLESECAKGKVEIRLRSEITSVVKTETGFEINVNGSTVSTHSLVVASGGLSMPGLGASPWGYRLAEQFGLKVLPTRAGLVPFTLHKPLLDHLQTLSGVSVPSVLTAEDGTVFRESILFTHRGMSGPAVLQLSSYWQPGEFVSVNLLPELDLAGFLNDQRQQHPNQSLKNTLAMQLPKRLVECLQTLGQIPDVTLKQLNVPQQAELVEQLQNWRVQPNGTEGYRTAEVTLGGVDTKELSSKTMGATKVSGLYFIGEVVDVTGWLGGYNFQWAWSSAWACAQELVRAG; from the coding sequence GTGGAACAGGTTGATGTAGTCGTGGTTGGCGCAGGCGCTGCGGGCATGTTTTGTGCCGCGCTGGCGGGTCAGGGTGGCCGCCGCGTTGTGCTGCTCGACAACGGCAAAAAAGCGGGCCGAAAAATCCTCATGTCAGGGGGTGGGCGCTGTAACTTCACCAATCTGTATGCCGAACCGGCGGCTTATCTTTCCAACAATCCGCATTTCTGCAAATCGGCGCTGGCGCGCTACACCCAGTGGGATTTCATCGACATGGTTAACCGCCATGGCATCGCGTGGCATGAGAAAACCCTCGGCCAGCTGTTCTGCGATGACTCGGCGCAGCAAATCGTCGCTATGCTGGAGAGTGAATGCGCGAAGGGCAAGGTGGAAATCCGCCTGCGCAGCGAAATCACCTCGGTGGTGAAAACCGAAACTGGCTTTGAAATCAATGTGAACGGCTCAACTGTAAGTACTCACTCACTTGTTGTGGCGAGCGGCGGATTATCCATGCCGGGCCTCGGCGCATCGCCATGGGGATATCGCCTGGCGGAGCAATTTGGCCTGAAAGTGCTACCAACCCGAGCCGGCTTGGTGCCCTTTACGCTGCATAAGCCGCTGTTGGACCATCTGCAGACCCTGTCCGGCGTTTCGGTGCCGTCGGTTTTGACTGCCGAAGACGGCACGGTGTTTCGCGAAAGCATCCTGTTCACCCATCGCGGCATGTCCGGCCCGGCGGTTTTACAGCTTTCCAGCTACTGGCAGCCAGGCGAGTTTGTGAGCGTTAACTTACTTCCTGAGCTAGATTTAGCCGGCTTTTTGAACGATCAGCGCCAGCAGCACCCTAACCAAAGCCTGAAAAATACGCTGGCGATGCAGCTGCCGAAGCGTCTGGTTGAGTGTCTGCAAACCCTCGGCCAAATTCCCGATGTCACCCTCAAGCAGCTCAACGTGCCGCAGCAGGCAGAATTAGTCGAACAGCTACAAAACTGGCGCGTTCAGCCGAACGGTACCGAAGGCTATCGCACGGCGGAAGTCACCCTCGGCGGCGTCGACACCAAAGAGCTGTCATCCAAAACCATGGGCGCCACCAAGGTATCCGGCCTGTACTTCATCGGCGAAGTGGTTGACGTCACCGGCTGGCTCGGCGGCTACAATTTCCAGTGGGCCTGGAGCTCGGCGTGGGCCTGCGCGCAGGAGCTGGTGCGCGCCGGATGA
- a CDS encoding 23S rRNA (adenine(2030)-N(6))-methyltransferase RlmJ, which produces MLSYRHSFHAGNHADVLKHTVQSLIIESLKEKEKPFLYLDTHAGAGRYLLSGEHAERTGEYLEGIARIWQREDQPAELAAYMSAIKHFNRNESLRYYPGSPLIARQLLREEDKLHLTELHPSDFPLLRSEFQKDNRARVVREDGYQQLKAQLPPQSRRGLILMDPPYELKTDYQDVVKGIQEGYKRFATGTYALWYPVVMRQQIKKMLRDLEATGIRRILQIELGVRPDSDQRGMTASGMIVINPPWKLEQQMNNVLPWLLETLVPSGTGHQLVKWVVPE; this is translated from the coding sequence ATGTTGAGTTACCGCCACAGCTTTCACGCTGGCAACCACGCCGACGTCCTGAAACACACTGTTCAGAGTCTGATCATCGAATCTCTGAAAGAAAAAGAGAAACCTTTCCTGTATCTCGACACCCACGCGGGTGCAGGTCGCTACCTGCTGAGTGGCGAACACGCCGAACGCACCGGCGAATATTTGGAAGGCATCGCGCGTATTTGGCAGCGTGAAGATCAGCCTGCGGAACTGGCGGCCTATATGTCGGCCATCAAGCATTTCAACCGCAACGAGAGCCTGCGCTACTACCCAGGCTCGCCGCTGATTGCCCGCCAGCTGCTGCGTGAAGAGGACAAACTGCACCTGACCGAACTGCACCCGAGCGACTTCCCGCTGCTGCGCAGTGAGTTCCAGAAAGACAACCGCGCCCGCGTCGTGCGTGAAGACGGCTACCAGCAGTTGAAGGCCCAACTTCCACCACAGTCACGCCGTGGTTTGATTTTGATGGACCCGCCTTACGAGCTGAAAACCGATTATCAGGACGTGGTGAAAGGCATTCAGGAAGGTTACAAACGCTTCGCGACCGGCACCTACGCGCTGTGGTATCCAGTAGTCATGCGTCAGCAAATCAAGAAGATGCTGCGCGACCTCGAAGCCACCGGCATTCGCCGCATTCTGCAAATCGAGCTGGGTGTGCGCCCGGACAGTGACCAGCGCGGTATGACCGCCTCGGGCATGATCGTGATTAACCCGCCGTGGAAGCTGGAACAGCAGATGAACAACGTGCTGCCGTGGCTGCTGGAAACGCTGGTGCCATCGGGCACGGGCCACCAGTTGGTGAAATGGGTGGTGCCAGAGTAA
- the gorA gene encoding glutathione-disulfide reductase: MTKHYDYLAIGGGSGGIASINRAAMHGQKCALIEAKELGGTCVNVGCVPKKVMWHAAQIAEAIRNYGPDYGFDTTVNSFNWKTLVANRTAYIDRIHTSYDNVLGKNKVDVIRGFARFIDDHTVEVNGEKITADHILIATGGRPSHPNIPGAEYGIDSDGFFDLTEMPKRVAVVGAGYIAVEIAGVMNALGAETHLFVRKHAPLRTFDPLIVETLVEVMNTEGPALHTESIPKEVVKNADGSLTLKLENGKEFEVDSLVWAIGREPETDNFNLKATGVKTNDKGYIIVDKFQNTSVKGIYAVGDNTGAVELTPVAVAAGRRLSERLFNNKPDEHLDYSNIATVVFSHPAIGTVGLTEPEAIEKFGADNVKVYKSAFTAMYTAVTQHRQPCRMKLVCVGKEEKIVGLHGIGYGMDEMLQGFAVAIKMGATKKDFDNTVAIHPTGAEEFVTMR, encoded by the coding sequence ATGACTAAACATTATGACTATCTGGCAATTGGCGGCGGCAGCGGCGGTATCGCATCAATTAACCGTGCCGCCATGCATGGGCAAAAATGTGCGCTGATCGAAGCAAAAGAGCTTGGCGGCACCTGTGTCAACGTAGGTTGCGTTCCTAAGAAAGTCATGTGGCACGCGGCGCAGATTGCTGAAGCAATCCGTAACTACGGCCCAGATTATGGCTTCGATACCACGGTCAACAGTTTCAACTGGAAGACGTTGGTCGCTAACCGTACTGCCTACATCGACCGTATTCACACCTCGTACGACAACGTGCTGGGTAAAAATAAAGTGGATGTGATCCGCGGCTTTGCTCGCTTCATCGACGATCACACTGTGGAAGTTAACGGCGAGAAGATCACTGCCGATCACATCCTGATCGCCACCGGCGGCCGCCCTAGCCACCCGAACATTCCGGGTGCGGAATACGGTATCGACTCAGACGGTTTCTTTGACCTGACTGAAATGCCAAAACGCGTTGCGGTTGTGGGCGCAGGCTATATCGCGGTTGAGATTGCTGGCGTGATGAACGCGCTGGGTGCAGAAACTCACCTGTTCGTGCGTAAACACGCGCCGCTGCGTACTTTCGATCCACTGATCGTTGAAACGCTGGTTGAAGTGATGAACACCGAAGGCCCGGCGCTGCATACCGAGTCGATTCCAAAAGAAGTGGTCAAAAATGCCGACGGCAGCCTGACCCTGAAACTGGAAAATGGCAAAGAGTTTGAAGTCGACAGCCTGGTGTGGGCGATTGGCCGTGAGCCAGAGACTGACAACTTCAATCTGAAAGCCACTGGCGTGAAAACTAACGACAAAGGCTACATCATCGTCGATAAGTTCCAGAACACCAGTGTTAAAGGCATTTACGCGGTGGGTGATAACACCGGTGCCGTCGAGCTAACGCCAGTCGCCGTTGCGGCGGGCCGTCGTCTCTCCGAGCGCCTGTTCAACAACAAGCCGGACGAGCATCTGGACTACAGCAACATCGCGACCGTGGTCTTCAGCCACCCTGCCATCGGCACCGTGGGCCTGACCGAGCCGGAAGCTATTGAGAAATTCGGCGCGGACAATGTGAAAGTGTACAAATCTGCTTTCACCGCGATGTACACCGCCGTCACCCAGCACCGCCAGCCATGCCGCATGAAGTTGGTCTGCGTGGGTAAAGAAGAGAAAATCGTTGGCCTGCACGGCATCGGTTACGGCATGGACGAAATGCTGCAAGGCTTCGCGGTAGCCATCAAAATGGGCGCCACCAAGAAAGACTTCGATAACACTGTCGCAATTCACCCAACAGGTGCTGAAGAGTTCGTGACCATGCGTTAA